One region of Vibrio pelagius genomic DNA includes:
- a CDS encoding amidohydrolase: MSLSSSVITRFGLLLSVLLVSIPSKASDLQVFSNAIIYGHYESDTLVTEGGVITFIGNRDKALSFAGPNAPEIDLEQAFVMPGFIDNHNHVFEAASEMGGVCELDSEATLEEQIPYLEVCADDDSKGWLMGYGFSLNAIMNHPSDYTPLEIIDSIFPDRPVVIMEQTSHSMWVNSKALKIAGISEQSPNPQGGYYLKNEQTGKLNGILLDNTGDQVMEIAWNSQNALFEQSYEGLMAGLEEAAAHGITTIGDGRMYWKRGWYEVWQEAEENKDLTARVSLRPWVYPEMAMPSQLEVFEKMYSSDKSRLLLVDQVKMYSDGIVINGTAKTLAPYLNTYLTDSPYGINYIPPEQMKDWLVALNKIGFSAHIHAIGDGAVRESLDAVEHVRKLGSDKPYTLTHVELIDQQDIPRFRQLGVSADFQVGSDYIAQHNHEWAIAFLGAKRAKAMMNLNAILRTEANITLSSDWNVHDINPLVGISNSLIMGKTGLTDIYTAIDAYTLYPAKSLGIDDITGTIEVGKSADFAILDKDITTLTARQIAKTKVLMTVLRGDVVYTNRSK; this comes from the coding sequence ACATTACGAATCAGACACCTTAGTTACTGAAGGTGGCGTCATCACCTTTATAGGTAATCGAGACAAGGCTCTGTCTTTTGCAGGCCCTAACGCTCCTGAAATCGACCTGGAACAAGCTTTTGTTATGCCGGGCTTCATTGATAACCATAATCATGTATTTGAAGCTGCATCTGAGATGGGTGGCGTGTGTGAACTCGACTCAGAAGCAACGCTAGAAGAGCAGATACCTTATCTTGAAGTATGCGCCGATGACGACTCTAAAGGTTGGCTTATGGGCTACGGCTTCTCACTCAATGCGATCATGAACCACCCATCTGATTACACTCCACTCGAGATAATCGACTCTATCTTTCCCGATCGCCCGGTCGTGATCATGGAGCAAACTTCGCACTCTATGTGGGTCAACTCTAAAGCGTTAAAAATCGCTGGTATCAGCGAGCAGTCACCCAATCCTCAAGGTGGTTATTACCTCAAAAATGAACAGACAGGAAAGCTCAATGGCATCTTGCTCGACAATACCGGAGACCAAGTCATGGAAATCGCTTGGAACAGCCAGAACGCACTGTTTGAACAAAGCTATGAAGGCTTGATGGCAGGATTGGAAGAAGCCGCAGCGCACGGTATTACCACGATTGGTGATGGGCGCATGTATTGGAAACGCGGTTGGTATGAGGTTTGGCAAGAAGCTGAAGAGAACAAGGATTTAACGGCACGAGTTTCCCTTCGCCCTTGGGTTTATCCTGAAATGGCGATGCCTTCTCAGCTTGAGGTATTCGAGAAGATGTATTCCAGCGATAAGTCTCGATTGCTTTTGGTCGACCAAGTCAAAATGTACAGTGATGGCATCGTAATTAATGGTACAGCGAAAACACTCGCCCCTTATCTGAACACCTATCTAACCGATTCTCCTTATGGCATTAACTACATTCCACCAGAGCAGATGAAAGATTGGCTTGTGGCGCTAAATAAGATCGGTTTTAGTGCTCATATCCATGCCATTGGTGATGGTGCGGTGCGCGAGTCCCTCGATGCCGTAGAACATGTGCGAAAACTGGGCTCAGACAAACCATACACCCTGACTCATGTTGAGCTGATCGACCAACAAGACATTCCGCGTTTTCGCCAATTGGGCGTCTCCGCCGATTTTCAGGTCGGCTCAGATTACATTGCACAACATAACCATGAGTGGGCGATTGCATTCTTAGGAGCAAAAAGAGCGAAGGCTATGATGAACCTCAATGCCATTCTCAGAACCGAAGCTAACATTACTCTAAGCAGCGATTGGAATGTGCACGACATTAATCCTCTCGTCGGGATTTCAAACAGTTTGATCATGGGTAAAACAGGGCTCACTGATATCTATACAGCCATCGATGCCTATACGCTTTATCCAGCCAAAAGCCTCGGTATTGATGACATCACTGGCACAATTGAAGTGGGTAAATCAGCAGACTTTGCCATTCTCGATAAAGATATCACGACGCTGACAGCAAGACAGATAGCCAAAACCAAAGTCCTGATGACGGTTCTTCGTGGAGATGTGGTTTA